The genome window TTGGTGTCAGTTTCTTTCTGACTGTAAACGGCTGCGCCTGTCAGCAGCGTGGTCTCTCACCCTCTGTCACGCTCTTGCTGATGAAGAGTCGTTTGAGGAAGACGAGCTGCAGAAACCCAGAGGTGACGATAAGGAGGCTGAGGGCCATCGACCACCAGGTGATGTACTGCGAGTTGGACAGCAGCAGGAAGTAGTCGGCGCTTTTCCTCATGCGGCCGAAGTTGTAGTAACGGAACATGTGGAAGACGTGCTTTTCCACTTTGTGAGTTGCCTCCTGgaacaacagaacaaacaggACCAAATACATTTAACCTAAACCGAGCAGCTGTTGATAAGAAAGTACAGTGGGTTGTCCATCAATTGtggggtcagtggtttgatgcCCAATTGAACAGTAAATGTTCTGTGCTTATACAGCGCTTTTTCCGATCACTATAATTATTTCATTGATgcactaatgtgttttttaacactGCTAACACAAGCTTCTAGATTTCACACCAGAGATCAATAAAGTCTTGATGATCAGAAGGTAACGTGGGTCGTCCACCAACAGCAACGTCAGAGGTTATAAGATAATCCAAGAATAACATTCACTGATGAATGTTGCTGAATGTTACTATTTCTGGAGCTAATACGATTGTAATTTGACAAACGTGTGTGAACCTCTATGATGCTCAGCGTGTTGTTCAGATCTTTGCTgacttcctctttcttcttcttctcttcctcttttctctcgaTGGGGTCCTGGTAGCCGTCGTAGTAAACGCCGAAGCTGATGAAGATCTGCATGGTGCCGAAGTGGTTGTGGAAGTTGTTGAAACACATCTGATAAAAACCTggacaaacaacaaatgagacacaacatacaaataaaaaaataaaaaaaaaggttttgatgacctttgtataaatatttaattgttattagAATAAAGTCTCTACTGGCTTCTTAAAATTTTAATCAGGTGCAaaggaaacataaaaaataataaagacaaggtagaagggaaaataaaacaacccTGCAAGTTatacacactgcaaaaaaaaaaaaaaaatttatatatatatatatatatatatatatatatatctccaCATTCTTGGCAGAGCCAgtgtattggattacattagaGTGTAGAGTTGGTTATAATGTTAGCTCATAtcattgtactgtattttgttttataatctgattttaaaaagtaactatGTTTATCGAATAAATGTGGTGAAGTAAAAGTCGGTTGCCtctgaaatgtaataaaataaaagtaaattataaagtggcagaaaattaaaatattagtaGAAATACCTCAAAATTGTGCTCATTAATCAATAAGGTAAATTaagtaactttatttaaaccCCAGCTTTATCCTCAATAACcagcaaaacaaaagtaaagaaGTTCGTGGCGGATGGACggacggacagacagacagacagagctaCTGTACCAGTTTCCTCAGCCTCGAAGTTGATCTGTCCCTTAGCATCATTAACAGTGGACACCAACAGATCACTGGGAGCATTGACGGTGACAGACAGGTGTCTGTCATGGCCGATTCCTGTCACCCACTGGAcctacagacagagagagacaaagatacAGAGTCAGAGTCAGAGAAACAGCCAGATAgacagtgagacagacagagaaaggacagacagacagacagataggcacagagacaaagagagacacaaagaaagacggacagacagacagagttcACTAATcactacactgtaaaaaactgTAGATTTGATTggaataacaaatattttttcattgacTTCATGTAAATATGTATGCGTGTTAATTTCATATTAAAGCTACTATATTCAACTCACAATAGCTAATaaatccactctgctcctcttctttctgctcTGCCTTCAGGCAGTAGTCAGTATCAAATTACAAGAAATGAGAAGCTGCAGATTTCTAATCAAGTAGAaatctgattggttagaagggtgagcctcactcagAAACCACTAAACCTTAATCCACTGCAGCTAAAGTCTGTCaattattatttgaataattaaaatataaacgGTGGCGTTTCGTCTTACCATGAAGCTCAGGTAGAAATTCTCTCCGCGATGAGCAAAGTGCCAGAAACATTCCATCCCAGTAGCACGAAGCACCACGGAGAAGTCGTACTGGTCGGCTCCCCAAAACAGCTCCTGGTCCGTTATATTGGGGTGGGGGTTTATCATGGGCCCACCCTGAACTGGACCCCAAAATACAAAGGGAAGCAACAACAAAGGCGTCCTGAACAGCATGTCGGATAAACGTGTGGGCTTCTCCCCTAAGTGAACGGTGTGTGCAGCAGTGTGGAGATGGGAAATGATTAACTGACTCCAACCTGGTGCCGCCATCAGTGGGAAAAGTGGCCTCGCTTCACAGGTGGCATCAGCGCTGGTTCAGAGAAACAACTTACCACCCTGCAGAGGGACTGAAAGGAAGTAAAGGGTGAGCATGAAACCGAGCCGAACAGAGGAGCTTCAAACAACGGAAATATGTTTTAGTTGTAAAGGAAAGTGGTGACTGCACAAATACTTCTACACTGTTGAAAGTTTGCTCTGTGCTTTTACCCAAATGCATCAGCATGTAGCAAATCCAGGAGCGCGAGAGGCCAAAAGGTCAGGGGACTCAACAGAACCACAACCTctgcatgaaaagaaaattatttcgGGTTTGCACAACTACAAGGACACAGACGATTACTATCAGAAGATATGATATAAAGAtaagataaaagaaacaaaaaatgacacaacaaaCAGACTGGGAGCAGGATAAAAGAGGGATGAGGGGCTTTTCACGTCTGTGCAACATTTTTTCATAATCCTGATGTTAGAGAGGAAATGAAATCCCCTCACCCTCCCCCCacatcagttttctttttctttttttcactaaatGGAAAGCCATCAACATCCAGTCAAAGATAATCACCATGAGTGCAGTTCATCCTCAGGGGAGCACGAACATGTCATAGCAATTCAACCAGCAGTTGTTGAGGATTATGAAAATCATCAGGACTCATCCTCTGAGAACCATGAATGTTTAACAGGAGCTTGAGTAACAGGATCAACAAGtacattaggaaaaaaataataatttgggaACCTACATATTTGAAATTTTACATATACAGTTACTGCAATCGTTTCAGTGCTGGGAGAAAATTAAGAACATATTTAAAAGCTGAGAATTATTAATGTCTTAAAATGACCAGTGAAGAAAAGTGAGCAGCTTAAAGAAGCAGCATTAAACACTAAAAGAAGCTGTAAGTTCTGTTAAATATGATGCTCGATCATTTTATAAtctcaaaacatgaaaaactttAAGAAACCTTTACGGGTGGTTAGTTTGTTTTGGAGGTTGTTATATTAAAAAGTGCTGCTATTCTGTTTGTAATTGTACATTTGcataaattgtctttttaaagtgacaataaaaacattttcaaaaagtttACACGTGAACAACATAACATAGCAATGTCTCACATAGTTGCTGAGACAGTTATTAACACAAATCCGAACCTGATGGTGAAGCTTCAATGAAGTCAGCATCAATCCTCTGTGGGCCGTGAATGACAGAACTGAAGTTGGACAAACTGACAGATGCACTTAAAAGAAATATCATTTTCTGACATGTATAAAGCCAAACATTCTTTTGAATAAAGGAATCATGCTATAAGATAAGagtacaaacaaatattttgcCTGAAGTTCAATGTGTATTTACCTTAACAACAGTCCAGAGCAAAAAGCCAATGTGActttaatttcttaaaattagAACGAAAATGTGGTTTAAAGGAAAAAGGTGGAAATGTCGGGAAACATCTGAGTGTCTAATTTATTGAGAAGGTTGATgcatacaacaacaaaaaaaaagcacaagataGCGTTTATGTAGTGGTAGAAACCATGGAGTGTTTCTGCATGATTTTTAGGAATTATttgaaattaatacatttagaaaagaaTCTTTTTCATATTACACCAATATTTCAGAGTGCAGATCATATCAACTCAAATCTTTGGATCTTTGGTTCAGCTCCTCCTATAAGAAGATCCAGAACCTTAAtgtgcaaatagaaaaaaaaaaaacatccacacaGGACAAATACTAAGACGCTTTCCACATTTTCCTGCAACACCAACCTACTGATATTTATTCAGTCCCTCAGGGATTTCTGACATTTCTGTGATTGGTGCAGCTTCTCCAAAAACAAATTGTGACGATTGTAATGTTTTATGAGGATTTAGATGGAAGGATCTGCAGAATTCACAGGAAACTGGTAAAAACGTTTGTTGCAGCTGCAACATCCCAAATCCCAGGTAGGAATGTTTTTTTGCTCCTCTCTACAGGACGGTCAGAGGTCAAACATTAGAGATGGAAATGATCTGTCTCCATGTCGACCCAACGTGACTCTCTGCAGCTCCACTGCCCCAACTCTAGTTTGTTTCAAGTCCGGCTCCTCAGACGGAGAACTCCACCCCACCCCTCCAGGTGCGTTTGGGGAAAAAGTTTGGCAGTTTGAGTCCGGCGAAGGGGCTCATCCAGAGCAGAGATGGCGGCCCCCCGAACACGGACCTCAGCCCTGCCCAGCGAGTCTGACGCTCCCAAGTCGGCTTCTCGTTCTTCATGCGCTCGATCACCTAACAAACGCACAAACACAACCCAGTTACAAAAACACCTGCACCTCTATAGTTTCTtctgtcttcatatttgaggtcAGTGACCTTTATTACACATTTACCAGCATCATCATGctccaactaaactgcaaatgtgtaAACATAAGATAAAAGTTGTGTCCTCACTGTCTCATCATTGCAGATGGAGTGAAGCTGAGTGCTGAACATGACGGCTGTGaaggtgaggaagaggaggcctTCCATGCAGAGGAAGATCATCAGCATCATTGTAACCGGAGGAGAGAAATCACTGCACTCTGAACAACACACAACAGTTTGACTGCAAACAACTGCTGGCTGGTACTAACATCCCTCCTACTACCACCTGGAGACGTGGACTCACCATTCCACTGGACTTGGACGCAGGTGATGAACTGGTATCCACACAGAGCCAGAGCGTGTCCAGAGATTACAGCGATGTACATCTGTGGACAAATTGAAAATGTCCCACACCTTTTTATTGTGACCTCTTAGGGTCTGAGGGGTCTAACAGAACTGTCAAATACACATCTCAGCCTGACGTGGTGCCAAATAGGAGCCACGTACGAGGACAGAATGTTTACATGATAAAAAGAGGGAAGTTATGGAATTATGAGTTACAGTTTCTGcatcttttcatttgtatttcaaCTCATTTTCGTTGCATAGTTTTAGGCTAATGTTCATTCTCTGTGTAACTAGCAAACGTCCTGCTGTGATGCAGTTTGTAGCTGTGTTGGTGACAAAAGCAGCACTATACTGTACCTTTATGCAGCCATGTTCCCCCTcaatttgaaatggcaaaaagagtaaagcaAAGATTTTCATTAATATCTGAAGCATAATTAgctataaaaatgtttcttcaacagaaagttgtttttatttcatttttgttacttctgatgataaaagaacactTGTACTAGCcgattgtaaaatgtaaaagtttgcatcctggGGAcagatgtagctcagttggtagagcactCGTCCCACACCACAGGTTCAATTCCTGGTCCTCCTGGCTTTATGTCGCAgggtccctgggcaagacactgaacttctaagttgtccctagtgtctgctactgtctgtcactttgaataaaatcaCAGGGCAATAGGTGGTGTGTGTCCAACAGGCAGCTGTTCTTAGAGTCACCAAATAAcgtaacatgcatgtttgtcttcttcttcttcgagGTGTCTGCGCTAAACACTTCACTACTGTGGTGCTTTATTGCACAACCAACtactacaaatgttcttttttttaatgcatgaatgaaaatttaattagtgcaaaagtttgcatcgcCTTAAAAAAATTCTGATAAAGAaacattcaataaaatgtttgatgtaaaaaaaaaacaaaaaaaaggttttactcttttcttccatttccCAATTAGAGGATAccaacttttgcacatgactatacagtatatacatgtTTCACTCTGACAAGCAACAACTGTGAAGCAGTAAACTATAGTGCGCTGGCTAAGCTACACACTCGTGGAACTATTTATACAAATACTACTAACATCAGtctactcacacacacctgtcacCTATGTTGTATCTTCGGACAGAGACGTATCACTGGGCTCCAATAGTTTAAGAGAGttgtgaaatgaaaagaaaatgatgaatattaaataatgaCGATCTATCGCCAGCTTTCCACTCATTGCTATTGTTTGCTTGTAATCGGAGAGATGATTCGAAAATCTCTGAAAGATAAAACACTGTCTACCTGAACGTGTGTCATTTATGTCCTGACAATTCTCATCTCTGTGAAAATGACTATACAAACATCAATAAACTTACAGTAAAGAGGACAAAGAATCGCTGGTTTTTCTCCCCAACACAGTTGTTTACCCAGGGACAGTGGTGGTCCATCTTGCGTATGCAGCGCTTACAGatactgaagaagaagaaaaatactttaatgATGATGCTCTAATGCATCCAGGTTTCAATGAGGAACCAAATGACATTTGCAGTGTTGTGAAGCCTCTGACCTGCAGTGATGGGCCCTCTCAGGTTTGATGCTACAGCATTTTGGGCATTTGTAGATGACTGCGCCTGGCTTTAGCTGCAGACTCTCCATGTACTCTTTAGTGGCGTTTCCTTTGGGAACGGCTCCCTGAGGAGACGAATGAGAAGCTCAGACTCCAAGGAAGGAGAGAGAacgcaacacaacacaacactcaGCCCGTTCGATCAGCCTCCTCACCGGGTCGGTCAGCATGGTGCGAAGGTGGGAGGCCAGCGCCAGAATGGCCAGGCTGTTGAATGCCACCCCGTTGATGACGGCATACCAGAAACTCCTGGAGGGCAGCAGCATGACGAAGATGACCACGAAGTCAGCGAAGAAGACCAGGGACCAGGTGATGAAGGCACACACCATTCCACAGCAGTCCTTGATAAGCCAGAGCTGCTGAGCCTCACTGTGTGAAACCCTCTCCACTGCCTCCTCTTCTCCATCGGCCAGTGGGCACGGCTGCTCCACGTCCCTCAGACGGTGGCCTGAGAACATCCTGCCCTGATGGTGGGGGACAAAGTAGGACATGCCGGCGAAGTCACACGGGTAATCTGTGTCTAGAAGACACCTCAGAGGTCAAGCAGCCTCCTCAAGAGCATCCTGAGAAGAACTTTAGAGACTAACACTCAACTATTTACTTATGCTACTCAGTAATGCTCTGGAAACCTGAAGCACAGCCGTATTTCTAACAAGCGACCGATTGAGGCTCGGATGAGTTGATCAAATCCACCTGAGAGTCATCTGGATTTGAGCTCATCAAGGTCTGAGCTTTGAGTTAACATGTCCAACAACTGTAATTAGTTTCAGTTTGATTTGTGATCTACAAAGACGTCATGTTTACACGTCAGCACATCTTCTCTGGCAATCTTTAGATTCTAGATTATTCACAGGTTCACATAAAAATTCGATGTCTGCTCAGATTTGTAGACCCTGCTGTAGGTATTCAAAGCCAAGTCCATTTACACCTTTGGAATATCACCTGCCAATAACTGAGTTTTTGTGCTAAAGCAGATCAGGGCTGCATCTAATGACTATGAAACATGAGACTTTTTGATGATACACTTTTCATACAAGTGTCAAAAGAACATTGGCTTTGTATGAGGAGACCCAGGAAAGTCCAGCGTGAATGATTGTTAGGTTTGACTCAGTAGGATAGTTACTTACTCTAAAGTGCCTGTACTTTATGACATTATCCCCTCTTTTCTAGCTGATCCATGGAGACAATTGTATTTTCTGGGCCACATCCCTGTAGACAGCAGAGAGAATTTACCTGTTAATGTACAGACATGAAGTCAAACCCTTCTGAGCTCTAGATCAGAAAAGCTTCCCTCTCTTTCACTGTTCAAGAAAGTGAAAATGATCTGTCTACGTTTAGAGAAGCACGCGGGATCAATCAAGCACAAATTTGCATATGAGCTAttctaatttatttcattttatgcttCTGCTCcataaaattatattacattaaaattgTTTGACAACTGTAGGTGAAGTTCTTTATTTGATGTTTGCACAGGTACAGATGTAAACATACAtaggtttttttaatatacaattatataaaaatatttataacatatatacagagaa of Channa argus isolate prfri chromosome 23, Channa argus male v1.0, whole genome shotgun sequence contains these proteins:
- the LOC137108825 gene encoding transmembrane emp24 domain-containing protein 6-like isoform X3; translated protein: MAAPVQGGPMINPHPNITDQELFWGADQYDFSVVLRATGMECFWHFAHRGENFYLSFMVQWVTGIGHDRHLSVTVNAPSDLLVSTVNDAKGQINFEAEETGFYQMCFNNFHNHFGTMQIFISFGVYYDGYQDPIERKEEEKKKKEEVSKDLNNTLSIIEEATHKVEKHVFHMFRYYNFGRMRKSADYFLLLSNSQYITWWSMALSLLIVTSGFLQLVFLKRLFISKSVTEGERPRC
- the LOC137108825 gene encoding transmembrane emp24 domain-containing protein 6-like isoform X2, which produces MAAPGWIQGGPMINPHPNITDQELFWGADQYDFSVVLRATGMECFWHFAHRGENFYLSFMVQWVTGIGHDRHLSVTVNAPSDLLVSTVNDAKGQINFEAEETGFYQMCFNNFHNHFGTMQIFISFGVYYDGYQDPIERKEEEKKKKEEVSKDLNNTLSIIEEATHKVEKHVFHMFRYYNFGRMRKSADYFLLLSNSQYITWWSMALSLLIVTSGFLQLVFLKRLFISKSVTEGERPRC
- the LOC137108825 gene encoding transmembrane emp24 domain-containing protein 6-like isoform X1 produces the protein MAAPGWSQLIISHLHTAAHTVHLGEKPTRLSDMLFRTPLLLLPFVFWGPVQGGPMINPHPNITDQELFWGADQYDFSVVLRATGMECFWHFAHRGENFYLSFMVQWVTGIGHDRHLSVTVNAPSDLLVSTVNDAKGQINFEAEETGFYQMCFNNFHNHFGTMQIFISFGVYYDGYQDPIERKEEEKKKKEEVSKDLNNTLSIIEEATHKVEKHVFHMFRYYNFGRMRKSADYFLLLSNSQYITWWSMALSLLIVTSGFLQLVFLKRLFISKSVTEGERPRC
- the LOC137108824 gene encoding palmitoyltransferase ZDHHC7-like isoform X1; its protein translation is MSYFVPHHQGRMFSGHRLRDVEQPCPLADGEEEAVERVSHSEAQQLWLIKDCCGMVCAFITWSLVFFADFVVIFVMLLPSRSFWYAVINGVAFNSLAILALASHLRTMLTDPGAVPKGNATKEYMESLQLKPGAVIYKCPKCCSIKPERAHHCSICKRCIRKMDHHCPWVNNCVGEKNQRFFVLFTGEHGCIKMYIAVISGHALALCGYQFITCVQVQWNECSDFSPPVTMMLMIFLCMEGLLFLTFTAVMFSTQLHSICNDETVIERMKNEKPTWERQTRWAGLRSVFGGPPSLLWMSPFAGLKLPNFFPKRTWRGGVEFSV
- the LOC137108824 gene encoding palmitoyltransferase ZDHHC7-like isoform X2, which codes for MSYFVPHHQGRMFSGHRLRDVEQPCPLADGEEEAVERVSHSEAQQLWLIKDCCGMVCAFITWSLVFFADFVVIFVMLLPSRSFWYAVINGVAFNSLAILALASHLRTMLTDPGAVPKGNATKEYMESLQLKPGAVIYKCPKCCSIKPERAHHCSICKRCIRKMDHHCPWVNNCVGEKNQRFFVLFTMYIAVISGHALALCGYQFITCVQVQWNECSDFSPPVTMMLMIFLCMEGLLFLTFTAVMFSTQLHSICNDETVIERMKNEKPTWERQTRWAGLRSVFGGPPSLLWMSPFAGLKLPNFFPKRTWRGGVEFSV